The window CTAAGGAgcctctttctcccctcccctcaacaTGGggtcttgtgatctgcccattcCTTCCCACAGCGGGTTCTTTGGGGAGCCGGATGCCTTCCCTATGTTCACCACCAACAATCGAGTGAAGAGGAGACCTTCCCCCTATGAGATGGAGATTACTGATGGTGAGTCTGCCCCACCCCACCATTGTACCTGCCCCTGACGCTGGTTAGAGCCCTTTGGAGGAGGGAACATCCGGGACTACTCCGTAGGTGTCTCACAAAGATGGGCAGGCCACTTTCGAAACCCAAACTGCGGAAGCCCTTCACCCTGCAGCTGAGCTAGGCCTAGGTAAAGTCCTGGGTGGGGCTAGCAGGACCACACTCACAGTCCTGCAAAGAGGAGACATGGGAGAGAGACACATAATGGCGCTTAGCCCAAACCTCTGGAGTTAGTTCCCAAACCTCCGGAGTTAGATCCAGTCCCCAGTCCAGGCTCCATTCCTACACTTTGGCAAGGATCCCAAGTGAGCGCAGAATCACACAGTGTCCCCCGACCCCCCATTCTAGGCACTGACCCTCAGGGATTCCCTGCACTTCCTCCCAAGTCTTCCTTAGAGTCTGGAGTCTGCTTCCTCCCTGCAATGGAGTCATCAAGGGTTTTCTCCAAGGTGCCTACACAATAGGCTCCCCTTGTCTCCCCTTAACACATTCTGGGCTTAGACCTGGAGTTCCCTTCCTGACATCATGGATTCTACCTTGCCTGCTGGATTCCCCCAGAAGGGCCTTGGCACTGCTCCTTTGAGGTTCTTGAATATTCCCTGAACTTGCAGGGATGGTTTGGATAAATGGGAGATTTGGAAGACCCTCGCCATCTTCCCAAGGTTGACCTTGTATAGTAGATTCATCCCAGCACCAGGGGTAGGAGAGCAGGCACTTCAGAGCTGAGGGACTCTGAGCCAGACCCAGATGCCCCAAGAACTTCAGCTTGGCTGTGGCCTGGGGCTCCTGTAGGAAGGCTGCCTAAGGCCTCAGAGCAACGCTGGGATTTATGCTCCAAACTGGTGGGAGGAATATGAGTATGGAGCTGGAGCCTCTGGAGTGGAGTCCTCTGTGGTGTTCTGGAGAGGAGCGGGGCTGGGGTCTGCACAACAGAAAAGACTTCAAAAGACCCAGGCAGCCTGGGGCACAGGTGTGCAGGGCTGAGAGGCAGGGGTGCCTTGCTGCTAGTTTAGAGAGGAGTTCTCTAGTCTAAGAGAGGTGGGCATACCAAACAGGAAGAAGACAGGACCAGTCCTGAAGTTCCCCAGGGACGAGGCATTTTCTACAACAGGCAGAAGAGGCAGAGCATAGGGGCGAGGGTTTGTGGGGTGTGCAGGAGTGTAGGGCAGTCATTATCCATAAATGTTGGCAATATTTACCAAGCACCTACTCAGTGCtgggcagagagaggcagaggacaCCAGGAGGTGTAGACAGACTCAGGAAAGAGGAAGGTGAGGAGAGGGGGTGGCTCTCTGGAAAAAAACCAGAGAGGAATAGGCAGACATGTAGGTGAAGGGTAGGGTATGGGTGTGCAGGATGTGTCTAGGGGACACTGAAATTAGAGATTGAACCCGAAAGAGTCCACAGAAGTAGAACTAATGCAAGATCTAGAGTTAGGACTTGGTGCGGATTCCTGTTGCTGAATTGCTACTACCATGTATtggacacctactatgtgccatggACTATGTGTGCTtaatttctctttattccttATCACAAGCCCATGAGGGCAATATTATGGTTTTCATCTCACAGAtaggaaattgaggctgagagaggttacGCAGCTtgatcaaggtcacacagctaagtcATGGGTCACACAGCTAAATCCTGGACCACCCTCATAACACTGGTCTTAAGCTTTGGAATAAGTCCTGACCACTTCCCCACCGTCTCCCCTTCTGGATGTAGTGTAGCTCCAGCTGTGACAGGAGTCATAAGTACCCCCTCCCCAACTAGGAGCTCCCTCAAGATCACCAGCATTAGCCATGATGGAGGGACTGTCCTCCCTATGTCACTGCTGAGGGATGCTCTCTGTCTGGCCTGGAGGCCTGAAAGCAGCAAGTAATTTCCTCAGAGGCAGCCCAGGGTAGAACTGCCCTGCAGTTGTGCTGTGTTTTTCCCAGGCTGGGTCTGGCCTTTGGCAAACAGTCAGCTGGGCTAGGGCCTGTTATGGTTTGGAAAGGCAGCTTCAGAGGTACTGTGGGCAGGGGATGGTGATCCTTCCcattaaaagtgtgtgtgtgtgtgtctgtgcacccacacatgcatgtgcatgcctgtgtgcatgtaggagagagaaagagatgatcAGGCAGTAAGTGTGGCATGGATGAGCTGATTCACAGACTGACCACTGAGGTGAGGTCCGCTTCCatcccagcctcagtctccttagcTATAAAATGGGCAGTGGGACTTAGGTGAGGTCTTAGCTCTTCTCCTCTGCCCCGGTTTTCACACTCTGAGGTCTGGTTCCAGGGGTTActagaagaaggaaaataaatatcccAAGACTGGCAGTTCCTTTAGTGTTCAGAGCTTCCTGGACTATGTGACCCTGGCTTGTGCTTCAATGTTAGGGAGAGAAGCAGTCTCctcagcccagaagttcaagagcacTAGTAGGACCCTTCACTGTCTTCCCCTGGCTTTACAAATCCCAAGTCAGTCTTGAACACAGCATAGTGCTTTGCACACCATAAGTGCCCTAGACATGTGTGCTGGTATCCGCCACTGCTCCATAAGTCTTTATACATGGAATGTTAGTGACTATTGGGCCAAGCCATAGTCAGTGCATTGTAGacatgaggagactgaggcagcctTCAGAAGCCTGCCTAGAGCTATAGGCCATGGCTGTGCATAGCTGTGTCTCCGCTTCTCTCCTGGGTATGAGAGCCTTTCTGCATCGATCTctgctctcccctcccttccccacctgcCACCATGATGGGTCAGTTAGCAGACATTTTCTAAGCCCCTACTCTGCGCTTTCCATCACCCTTAGGGTAAAGTCCCCCCACCTTACGGCAGGGCCCTGTGGAGTCTGGACCCTGCCTACTCTAATCTTGTGCACAGgactccagccagcctggcttCAGGCCTTGTCTAGTGCAGGGCCTGTGCATTCCCTCGGCTTAGATactcttcttcctctccccttcctgtgcctggctggtTCTTCACAGCCTCAGAAAAGCCTTCCCAGCCACTGGAGCTAAACATGGAGCTTCTTTGCATTACAATTCAGccctggtttgtttgttttttaatatttgtttcctcattaaaatgtaagctccatgagggcaggcacTGGATTTAGTTCACCATTATtcctcagtgcctagcacagtgcctggttgTTAGCAAAAAACTGATATATGgacaataatagctaacatttattgactgcTAAGCGGAGGCAGGCATTGTCTTAAGTTCTTTACCTGTGTTAGGTACTAGACCCATGTAACAACTCATGACTTAGTACTATTACCTCCATTTCGTAGGTGATGAAGCCAAGGCACTTCACAAGTTTTTATGTCACTTGCCCAGAGTCATTCATTTAGGTAGGGGTAGTCAAATAGGAATGGAGTCTGTCTCCTTAGACATAGCTGTAAGGCCTCTTGGCacaagtgaatggatgaatgaataacatACGGTCCCTGTCCTCAAATATATCACAGCCCGGGGAGGGAGACAAGCATAGAAACATAAGTAATGATCAAGAGTGATGAAACTCCAGGGATTGCCTTATCGTGGTGATTGGTTAGATCTGTCTAGAGGGGTTGAGGAAGCTCCCATAGAGGAGGAAGCACAGGAACTTGAATTTGAAGGGTGGATGTTTTCTAAGTAAAAGGAAAGTAGGCATTCTAGGTTTCCCAAGTTTCCCAATGGATGGAGATGCCTTTGGGGAAGGAATCTCAAGCCCATTCTCCTAACTCTTGTCCTCCTAATCTCCAGGTCCCCACACCAAAGTCGTGCGGCGTATCTTCACCAACAGCCGGGAGCGATGGCGGCAGCAGAATGTGAACGGGGCCTTTGCCGAGCTCCGCAAGCTGATCCCCACACATCCCCCAGACAAGAAGCTCAGCAAGAATGAGATCCTCCGCCTGGCCATGAAGTATATCAACTTCTTGGCCAAGCTTCTGAATGACCAGGAGGAGGAGGGCACCCAGCGGGCCAAGCCTGGCAAGGACCCTGtggtgggggctggtgggggtggaggtgggggagggggcggcGCGCCCCCAGATGACCTCCTGCAAGACGTGCTTTCCCCCAACTCCAGCTGCGGCAGCTCCCTGGATGGGGCAGCCAGCCCGGACAGCTACACGGAGGAGCCCGCGCCCAAGCACACGGCCCGCAGCCTCCATCCTGCCATGCTGCCTGCAGCCGATGGAGCCGGCCCTCGGTGATGGGTCTGGGCCACCAGGATCAGCCAGGAGGGCGTCCTTAGGCTGCTGGGATGGTGGGCTTCAGGGCAGGTGGGATGAGAATTGGGCGGCTCTGAAGCAAGGCGGTGGACTTGAACTTTCCTGGATGTCTGAACTCTGGGAAGCCTTTACTGACCCTGGGGCTGGCTTTTCTGTTTCCTGTACCAGTAGGAGATCAGAAAAATGGAGCACAGTGGTAGGTACTTTTTGTGAAGACGGCACggtcttccctcttccctcagtCCCAAATCCTTCCCAAGTAAGAGGCTGGAGTTGTCACTGCTTTTGGCCTGGAGTTTGGGATCCCTGTCTTTCCTAAGACCTGGGGTTGTCAGCTCTCATCTGAGGCATCCAGCAGTCTCTGCCTTGCCTTTAGCCCCTCCcaggctggctggggtggcctgtGTGGCCACTTCTGTCCATATTTATAGGTACCCAATAGCTGCCCATTTCGTGAGCCCCATCTTCACCCAGGCCTGTGTTGATCCATCCAGCTTGCCAGATGCTGCAGAGTCACAAGCCTCGAGGTGCCTTCTTCAGGGCCTGGTTGATGAAGATGATCAGTGGACAGTCTGCTCTAGATGAGCTGGGCCGGAGGGTCAGGAAACCCAGTCGCCCTTACTTCTTGCCCTGGGGATCAAAGTTCTGCTTTCTCCCCAGTGAGACTTGCCTTCCTAAGCCTGTGGCTGTGGAGACCGTGTCTGCAGCCCTGAGAAAGCCCTGTCGGGCTTTGTgtgaaggcagagaaagagacgATGATAGTAGAGTGATATGGAGCAAGAGATATTTTGGGCATGTGGGCTTCAACTCCTCCACATCACTGTTCACGCTGGCGAGTGAATGCCAGTGTGCTGACGGGCGTATGCTGGTGCTGAGTAGATGCGCAGCCCCATCTGTGCATTCTCCTGGATGCTTAGAGGAATTTCTTTGCTGTAAGatgtctgtttgctgatgatcTGGTCTATGTTCCGAATTGAGCACAAACTCTGTCCTATGAATGCTTTGCATTTGGAATTTTTGCTTGACTTCAGTTATTGGTGGAATCTTTAGCTCTCAATAGGACCAGGATCCAGCCTCACTTCTAGGGTATGAGAAATCCAATCAGAGACCAGGCCCTGGCTAAGACCCAAACATAAGCACATTCACTTAGCAGAACCTTAAACACCCCTCAGTTGTGCAGCTTTTGGTCATCAAGGGTGTGTCTGGGAGGTTGGTTTAATGCAATAGAAGTGCTCCCCTCTGAAAGTTGTACATGAAATTTTTGTAAATCACATCCTTATCCTtcatcttttaaagaaataaccaCTGCAAGTCCTTTTGTAAAGTGAAGAATCCTTTTGTAGAATGAACCACTGCCCCTTCATTGATTTCCTGTGTCAATCCAGATGGTGGGATGTGGTTTTCTCAAGGTGAGGCCTGTCTGTGACCTGCATCTAAGCCCATGGGACAAACTGCACAGAAGTCCTGTATGTCTGTCATTGTACCCTTAAGTCACCCTAGCCCTCTCCCTCTAGGCTCTGCCTTCGAGGTCAGAGGAGAGATAGCCTGTGGCCCTGTCCTGTCATGCAAGAACTCATCACTGTGGCTGTCTGGAAAGCCCCCCTTATAGTTTGGGCTTCAGCCCAGTGGCTTGTCCTCACCGTGATGGGGCCCTAATTCAGCCATGTGCAGACAGAGAATATGTctgctcccttcccctcccttttaagtaaggtccaattcttgAGCTTGGGGCAACATTGTTCACCTTTGTAGCACTCAGGATCTCCATTCAATTTCAGGCTCCCCAGATCATGTTTTGGTGAATATTAGGGTTGGTTCCTTTTGAACGTTTGGAATATCCTGTGAGGAGCCCCATCTGTCTAAAGATAGAGTCATTGCTGTAGGATCTAAGGCTGTTTGCTTCACAGTGGATTCGCTTGAGTTAGGAATGAGAAGTAGCCACAgtatggatgggtggatgggtttTATGAGATGGCTCACGTATTTTATTAAGAACTCAAACTACTGGCTCCCTCTTCTTTCAGACTTGCCATGTGACTCTGGCTTGGCCTATCTCCTGGGGCTATGGTGTGGACTGAATGGGATCATGAAAGTAGACAGTATTGAGAATGTAAAGAGCTTTTTTTCTCAATCCCCCGGTGGGGTTTTGCAGCCTGAGTCCACGACCTAGGCAGTGGGCCGGTGTGCCTGACTGCTCAGCATTTGGGTAATTTAGATCGTAAACCACTTTGGCCTGAGTTATCGAGATTGTCCTCATTTCTccagattatcttttttttttttttttgtgagagacAGTGTCttcttctgtcactcaggctggagtacagtggtgccatcattgctgtctgcagccttgaactctgggctcaagcaatcctctcacctcagcctcccgagtagggaggaccacaggtgtgagccaccacacctggctaatttttacttttttttttttttttttttttggtagagatggagtctcgctatatttcccaggctggtcttgaagtcctggcttcaagcaattctcctgcctttgcctccagaagcactgggatcacaggtgtgagccattgcacccagcccagatTGTCTTAATTTCTGTCTTGTTCCAAGGCCAGGGACAGTAATAAGAATGGAAAAGAGATATGGGAACACTGGCAGACTGTGTAAAATGTAATGCAACTACCTAAAACAAGCCTGGTAGGAAAGGGCAAGGCTTTAGGTCTTTGTAAGAACTAAAGAagatctgtaatttttattttcaccctCTGTACCCCATGACCTtatccttcctctccttccttgttACCCATGAAAAACTGGCAACATTCCAAGAATAGCATCTGTACAAAGGGGAAAGAACAtaaaggtaaaacaaaacaaaacaacattttgAGAACAAAGATGACCATAACCACTGAAGGGAATCACATCTTTTAAGACAAAttcatattcttttatttgttatgGCAGATGACAAGATGGTACAACctttattcttttccaaaataaaacaaagggcaCAGCATCTACAGTCAGCCGACAACTATTTCGGCCTTTTGGGGGTGGGTCTGGCCGTACTTGTGATTTCGATGGTACGCGACCCTCTGCTGAAGACTTGCCCCCTGCCCGTGTACATAGTGCATTGTTTCTGTGGGCGGGCCCAGCACTTTCCGTCAATGTTGTACTGTATGTGATGAATTGCGTTGGTCTCTGCATTTTTCTGCAGAAGAGGAGTAACCGCTCCAGGTACCTTGACCTTTGTACAGCCCAGAGGCCAACACTGTGGGTGTGTGACTCTTtagcaaaaaaaaacccatgtggtgatgatgtgtgtatatatataaggaTATATCGGGAAGATTTCtaaataaaagttttacaaaGGGGCCTTAGGACTCTGTGCTTGCATTGCACCCCTAGGCCTGAGACTTGGGATATTGAAAGAAAAGTCATGGCAAGAACCTGTTTCTCCTGAGACGGCGAGCCTCCAAGACTCAGCTCTAGCCTTAGG of the Symphalangus syndactylus isolate Jambi chromosome 12, NHGRI_mSymSyn1-v2.1_pri, whole genome shotgun sequence genome contains:
- the TAL1 gene encoding T-cell acute lymphocytic leukemia protein 1 gives rise to the protein MTEQPPSEAAHSDPQLEGRDAAEASMAPPHLVLLNGVAKETSRAAPAEPPVIELGARGGPGGGPAGGGGAARDLKGRDAATAEARHRVPTTELCRPPGPAPAPAPASVTAELPGDGRMVQLSPPALAAPAAPGRALLYSLSQPLASLGSGFFGEPDAFPMFTTNNRVKRRPSPYEMEITDGPHTKVVRRIFTNSRERWRQQNVNGAFAELRKLIPTHPPDKKLSKNEILRLAMKYINFLAKLLNDQEEEGTQRAKPGKDPVVGAGGGGGGGGGGAPPDDLLQDVLSPNSSCGSSLDGAASPDSYTEEPAPKHTARSLHPAMLPAADGAGPR